A genomic stretch from Nocardia wallacei includes:
- a CDS encoding TetR/AcrR family transcriptional regulator: MLDSSPRPAQAGLRERKKQQTRRRIIEVALRLCDANGFEATTVEQIAEAADVSPRTVNRYFELKEDIVLAPIEDWGKAIGAELRKQPVTGNELQALLDTYLAVTAQSIAEGEVPFEWFQRMQRISRASTTVRARSMEIADTKTVEIHTALAERIGADSESMTVRLIAATFNAILRTGMECDAEVPEGEPAVSAEASVRAVRGAYDEFVRRCAIPVAAADGGGTGSRR, from the coding sequence ATGCTCGACTCATCGCCGCGTCCCGCCCAGGCCGGCCTGCGCGAACGCAAGAAGCAGCAGACCCGGCGCCGCATCATCGAGGTGGCGCTGCGGTTGTGCGACGCGAACGGGTTCGAGGCGACGACGGTCGAGCAGATCGCGGAGGCGGCCGACGTGTCGCCGCGCACGGTGAACCGGTACTTCGAACTGAAGGAGGACATCGTCCTCGCCCCGATCGAGGACTGGGGCAAGGCGATCGGGGCGGAGCTGCGCAAGCAGCCGGTCACCGGCAACGAACTACAGGCCCTGCTGGACACCTACCTGGCCGTCACCGCACAGAGCATCGCGGAGGGGGAGGTGCCGTTCGAGTGGTTCCAGCGGATGCAGCGGATCAGCCGGGCCAGCACCACGGTCCGCGCGCGCAGCATGGAGATCGCCGACACCAAGACCGTCGAGATCCACACCGCGCTCGCCGAGCGCATCGGCGCCGACAGCGAGTCCATGACCGTCCGGCTCATCGCGGCCACCTTCAACGCGATCCTGCGCACCGGCATGGAATGTGATGCCGAGGTGCCCGAGGGCGAACCGGCGGTCTCGGCGGAGGCCAGCGTGCGGGCGGTGCGCGGCGCCTACGACGAATTCGTCCGCCGCTGCGCGATTCCCGTGGCGGCGGCCGACGGCGGTGGCACCGGCTCGCGGCGATAG
- the metX gene encoding homoserine O-acetyltransferase MetX: MTVSTEPTTARSAAAALLPPPDGTLGTIAVGAVRLENGAVIPEVELAVQRWGELSPDADNVVLIEHALTGDSHVVGPPDEVHPLPGWWDGIVGPGAPLDTDQWCVIATNVLGGCQGSTGPSSLAPDGKPWGARFPEISIRDQVTAEVALCDLLGIERLAAVVGGSMGGMRVLEWMVGSPQRVEAALVLAVGARATADQIGTQTTQIAAIQADPNWQGGNYHGTGRAPIAGLGIARRIAHLSYRTEFELDHRFENHAQGDEDPRAGGRYAVQSYLEYQAQKLVHRFDAATYVLLTEAMNRHDVGRGRGGIAAALAATPVPCIVGGVDSDRLYPLRTQQELADLLPGCRGLEVVHSRDGHDGFLTETEAVGKLLMETMELVHSARAAR, translated from the coding sequence GTGACCGTGAGCACCGAACCGACGACGGCCCGGTCGGCCGCCGCTGCCCTGTTGCCCCCGCCGGACGGCACGCTCGGCACCATCGCCGTCGGCGCGGTCCGGCTGGAGAACGGGGCGGTGATCCCCGAGGTCGAGCTGGCCGTGCAGCGCTGGGGCGAGTTGTCGCCCGACGCGGACAACGTCGTACTCATCGAGCACGCGCTGACCGGCGACTCGCACGTGGTGGGTCCGCCGGACGAGGTGCATCCGCTGCCGGGCTGGTGGGACGGCATCGTGGGGCCGGGAGCCCCGCTCGACACCGACCAGTGGTGCGTGATCGCCACCAATGTGCTCGGCGGCTGCCAGGGCAGCACCGGGCCGTCCTCCCTCGCACCGGACGGAAAGCCCTGGGGCGCAAGGTTTCCCGAAATCTCCATCCGTGATCAGGTGACCGCCGAAGTGGCGCTGTGTGACCTGCTCGGCATCGAGCGGCTCGCCGCGGTGGTCGGCGGATCGATGGGCGGGATGCGGGTGCTGGAGTGGATGGTCGGCTCTCCGCAGCGGGTCGAGGCCGCGCTGGTGCTGGCCGTCGGAGCGCGCGCCACCGCCGACCAGATCGGCACCCAGACCACCCAGATCGCCGCGATCCAGGCCGATCCGAACTGGCAGGGCGGCAACTATCACGGCACCGGGCGCGCGCCGATCGCCGGGCTGGGGATCGCCCGCCGCATCGCGCACCTGTCCTACCGCACCGAATTCGAGCTCGACCACCGTTTCGAGAATCACGCGCAGGGCGACGAGGATCCGCGCGCCGGCGGCCGTTACGCGGTGCAGAGCTACCTGGAGTATCAGGCGCAGAAGCTGGTGCACCGGTTCGACGCGGCCACCTACGTGCTGCTGACCGAGGCGATGAACCGCCACGACGTGGGCCGCGGGCGCGGCGGGATCGCGGCCGCGCTGGCGGCCACCCCGGTGCCGTGCATCGTGGGCGGCGTCGACTCGGATCGGCTGTATCCGCTGCGCACGCAGCAGGAGCTGGCCGATCTGCTGCCGGGCTGCCGCGGCCTCGAGGTCGTGCACTCGCGCGACGGGCACGACGGGTTCCTCACCGAGACCGAGGCGGTCGGCAAGCTGCTGATGGAGACGATGGAGCTGGTGCACTCGGCGCGGGCCGCGCGCTGA
- a CDS encoding DUF3017 domain-containing protein, with translation MTEAPAAPAQHSGPSGRFFRNHLPLLLVVAVLLVAVVFVAQDRWRRGAYVIGGATLLAATLRACLPTARVGLLAVRSKPFDVGAYAVLGGAVIALAATINSLGVG, from the coding sequence GTGACCGAGGCCCCCGCAGCTCCCGCACAGCACTCCGGCCCGTCCGGCCGGTTCTTCCGCAACCACCTGCCGCTGTTGCTCGTGGTGGCGGTGCTGCTGGTGGCAGTGGTGTTCGTGGCGCAGGACCGCTGGCGGCGCGGCGCGTACGTGATCGGCGGGGCGACGCTGCTGGCGGCGACATTGCGGGCCTGCCTGCCGACCGCCCGGGTCGGGTTGCTCGCGGTGCGCAGCAAGCCTTTCGACGTCGGCGCCTACGCGGTGCTCGGCGGCGCCGTCATCGCCCTGGCCGCGACCATCAACAGCCTGGGCGTCGGCTGA
- a CDS encoding tRNA (cytidine(34)-2'-O)-methyltransferase, producing MLVAVLHVVFFEPRIPPNTGNAVRLAAGTGCELHLIEPLGFDLSEPKLRRAGLDYHDLASVTVHANLAAAWQAIRPERVYAFTTKATTRNTDIAYRKGDVLLFGPEPTGLPEEVLADSRITDQLRIPMLPGRRSMNLSNAAAVAVYEAWRQLGFPGAV from the coding sequence ATGCTTGTCGCCGTGCTCCATGTGGTGTTCTTCGAGCCCCGTATCCCGCCCAACACGGGTAACGCGGTCCGTCTGGCGGCCGGCACCGGCTGTGAGCTGCATCTGATCGAGCCGCTCGGCTTCGATCTGTCCGAACCGAAGCTGCGCCGGGCTGGGCTGGATTACCACGATCTGGCGTCGGTTACCGTGCACGCGAATCTCGCCGCCGCATGGCAGGCCATCCGGCCCGAGCGGGTGTACGCCTTCACCACCAAGGCGACGACGCGCAACACCGATATCGCCTATCGCAAAGGCGATGTGCTGTTGTTCGGGCCCGAGCCGACCGGGTTGCCCGAGGAGGTGCTCGCGGACTCCCGCATCACCGATCAGCTGCGGATTCCGATGCTGCCCGGGCGGCGGTCGATGAATCTGTCCAATGCGGCGGCGGTGGCGGTCTATGAGGCGTGGCGACAGCTGGGGTTCCCGGGCGCGGTGTAG
- a CDS encoding DUF167 domain-containing protein, producing the protein MPPTVVRAVIKPNSREGPLVETLGDGTLQLYVRAPAVEGKANKAAIDLLAAHYGVPKSSIRLTAGATSGLKRFEIG; encoded by the coding sequence ATGCCGCCGACCGTCGTCCGGGCGGTGATCAAGCCCAACAGTAGGGAGGGACCGCTGGTCGAAACCCTCGGCGACGGCACGCTACAGCTCTACGTGCGCGCTCCCGCCGTCGAGGGCAAGGCGAACAAGGCCGCCATCGACCTGCTGGCCGCGCACTACGGCGTTCCGAAAAGCTCGATCCGGCTCACGGCGGGAGCCACGTCCGGACTCAAGCGCTTCGAGATCGGTTGA
- a CDS encoding DUF4349 domain-containing protein, with protein MRRLAVLPVGLLALALLAGCGGSEHSDSEKGSGARGAPYAATAPSGPPALRESGPASPKQQNSDSADATVERKEIVTGSVDITTDDPIGAAGKVADRVRTLDGRVDSRSEQPGTDTTEPRATLTIRVPADKTDAFVDGLGGIGEVTSVTTERSDVTMQWQDLDARIKALQASVDRLRALVSGAATTADLIAAENALSSRQGELDSLTARKRQLDDEVALSTLTVQLSTDEPPGSKPDNYWNRIVDGWNSLLRALKSTGNALPWLAFLLVLAALAWGVVRLATRRRSPAPHQPPPTRSESERQPATAAAPSPAETTTAERTSGPAQATAAEEVSAPAQAPAAEKASASAEPVVGEGVSASAEPVVCEGVSASAEPVVGEGASASAEPVVGEGASASAEPAAGEGTSSPAQAAAAEKASASAKAVAGEGASSPAKAAVGEGGSAPAETAAGEKVSAPGGDADEKGSGRGKGAAAEEGSPQQAGTAEPGGADAADRRPGGDQAQQ; from the coding sequence ATGAGAAGACTCGCTGTCCTGCCGGTCGGCCTGCTGGCCCTGGCATTGCTGGCCGGGTGTGGCGGATCCGAGCACTCCGATTCCGAGAAGGGATCGGGTGCCCGGGGCGCTCCGTACGCGGCGACCGCGCCGTCCGGTCCGCCCGCCCTGCGCGAGTCCGGGCCCGCGAGCCCGAAGCAGCAGAACAGCGACTCCGCCGACGCCACCGTCGAGCGCAAGGAGATCGTCACCGGCAGCGTCGACATCACCACCGACGACCCGATCGGAGCCGCCGGTAAGGTCGCCGACCGGGTGCGGACCCTCGACGGCCGGGTGGACAGCCGCTCCGAGCAGCCCGGCACCGACACCACCGAACCCCGTGCGACACTGACCATCCGGGTGCCCGCCGACAAGACCGACGCCTTCGTCGACGGGCTCGGCGGCATCGGCGAGGTCACCAGTGTGACGACCGAACGCTCGGACGTGACCATGCAGTGGCAGGACCTCGACGCCCGGATCAAGGCCCTGCAGGCCTCGGTCGATCGGCTGCGCGCGCTGGTGTCGGGCGCGGCCACCACCGCCGACCTGATCGCCGCCGAGAACGCGCTGTCGAGTCGGCAGGGCGAGCTGGACAGCCTCACCGCCCGCAAACGTCAGCTGGACGACGAGGTCGCCCTGTCCACGCTCACCGTCCAGCTCAGCACCGACGAGCCGCCGGGCTCGAAGCCCGACAACTACTGGAACCGCATCGTCGACGGCTGGAATTCACTGCTGCGAGCGCTGAAGTCCACCGGCAACGCACTCCCGTGGCTGGCCTTCCTCCTGGTCCTCGCCGCCCTCGCCTGGGGCGTCGTCCGCTTGGCAACCAGGCGCCGTTCCCCCGCACCGCACCAGCCCCCGCCGACACGCTCGGAATCGGAGCGCCAACCGGCCACCGCGGCCGCGCCGTCCCCTGCGGAAACCACTACGGCCGAGAGGACATCGGGCCCGGCGCAAGCTACTGCGGCAGAGGAGGTATCGGCCCCGGCGCAAGCTCCTGCAGCCGAGAAGGCATCGGCCTCAGCGGAACCTGTTGTGGGTGAGGGGGTATCGGCCTCAGCGGAACCTGTTGTGTGTGAGGGGGTATCGGCTTCGGCGGAACCTGTTGTGGGTGAGGGCGCATCGGCCTCGGCGGAACCTGTTGTGGGTGAGGGCGCATCGGCCTCGGCGGAACCTGCTGCGGGCGAGGGGACATCGTCCCCGGCGCAAGCTGCTGCGGCCGAGAAGGCATCAGCCTCAGCGAAAGCTGTTGCGGGCGAGGGGGCATCGTCCCCGGCGAAAGCTGCTGTGGGTGAGGGGGGATCGGCCCCCGCGGAGACTGCTGCGGGCGAGAAGGTGTCGGCTCCAGGAGGAGACGCCGATGAGAAGGGGTCGGGGCGGGGGAAAGGTGCTGCTGCGGAAGAGGGTTCACCGCAGCAGGCCGGAACGGCGGAGCCGGGGGGTGCCGATGCCGCCGACCGTCGTCCGGGCGGTGATCAAGCCCAACAGTAG
- a CDS encoding glycoside hydrolase family 19 protein: MIPPRPVVASWRALEAADLLCAEFDRHIEDLETLSATVRDTCHRLDGDGWQGLAYDAVLAHVDAAHRRHQRLCEQAEQLRDAGARALSELHYTTAALLDYVADAEAAGCRVADNWAVTAGAAAQEWSEVITEAVAAVERADECGRMAIGAITTEINHLATSFDLPGMLLTGLSALTAPSCPGAGSQSPHECHCPQTAAESDSTREEHNSQPNECGGSGKSGEDGSSREPREDDDLRESGEEGSARQVSDEDAVPEGPGNEEGPQTETSAAALIPADGQQQSAVSTAQGGAGPLSAPTIPAAAVAGHGEIETGSAAGNFVPLLPPAVIDPPPGGVSVEQLVAIMPDLSAELAGEYLPALNAAMREGDITTPPRQAAFLAQLAHESCQLRYFEELGDDDYFSQYDPGRPNTAAGNTEPGDGPRYHGRGPIQLTGRANYREAGAALGLDLEANPELAAQPDIGFRIAQWYWTSRNINALADADDFAAVTRAVNGGYNGLAARQEYYARALEVLG, from the coding sequence ATGATCCCGCCGCGGCCCGTGGTGGCGTCATGGCGCGCACTGGAGGCGGCCGACCTGCTGTGCGCGGAGTTCGACCGCCACATCGAGGATCTGGAAACCTTGTCGGCCACCGTCCGCGACACCTGCCACCGCCTCGACGGCGACGGCTGGCAGGGCCTGGCCTACGACGCGGTGCTCGCCCACGTCGACGCCGCCCACCGACGGCATCAGCGCCTGTGCGAGCAGGCCGAACAACTGCGCGACGCGGGGGCCCGAGCCCTCTCGGAACTGCACTACACCACCGCGGCCCTGCTGGACTACGTAGCCGACGCCGAGGCCGCTGGCTGCCGAGTCGCCGACAACTGGGCGGTAACCGCCGGCGCGGCCGCACAGGAGTGGTCCGAGGTAATCACCGAGGCCGTAGCCGCGGTCGAACGAGCCGACGAGTGCGGCCGGATGGCCATCGGAGCGATAACCACCGAGATAAACCACCTGGCAACCTCTTTCGACCTCCCGGGCATGCTGCTCACCGGCCTGAGCGCCCTCACGGCCCCCAGCTGCCCCGGAGCCGGTTCACAATCACCGCACGAGTGCCACTGCCCACAGACCGCGGCGGAAAGCGACAGCACGCGGGAGGAGCACAACTCGCAGCCCAATGAATGCGGTGGTTCAGGGAAGTCGGGAGAGGACGGTAGTTCCCGGGAGCCACGTGAGGACGATGACCTGCGGGAATCGGGCGAGGAGGGGAGTGCACGGCAGGTATCGGACGAGGACGCCGTACCGGAAGGGCCGGGGAACGAGGAAGGCCCGCAGACCGAAACTTCGGCAGCCGCCCTGATTCCCGCCGATGGGCAGCAACAATCGGCTGTGTCGACCGCGCAGGGCGGTGCGGGTCCCCTGTCCGCGCCGACGATCCCGGCCGCGGCGGTGGCGGGGCACGGTGAGATTGAAACCGGTTCGGCGGCAGGGAATTTCGTCCCGCTGCTGCCGCCCGCGGTGATCGACCCGCCGCCGGGTGGGGTCAGCGTTGAACAGCTGGTGGCGATCATGCCGGATCTGTCTGCGGAGCTGGCCGGGGAGTATCTGCCCGCACTGAACGCTGCCATGCGGGAGGGCGACATCACTACGCCGCCTCGGCAGGCCGCCTTCTTGGCTCAGTTGGCCCATGAGAGTTGCCAGCTCCGCTATTTCGAGGAACTGGGCGACGACGACTATTTCAGCCAGTACGACCCGGGCCGGCCGAATACCGCGGCGGGCAACACCGAACCCGGTGACGGGCCGCGTTATCACGGCCGCGGGCCCATCCAGCTGACCGGACGCGCGAACTACCGGGAGGCCGGTGCGGCTCTCGGCCTCGACCTCGAGGCCAACCCGGAGCTTGCCGCCCAGCCGGATATCGGTTTCCGAATCGCCCAGTGGTACTGGACCTCCCGCAACATCAACGCCCTGGCCGACGCCGACGATTTCGCCGCCGTCACCCGAGCCGTCAACGGCGGCTACAACGGCCTGGCCGCCAGGCAGGAGTACTACGCCCGCGCTCTGGAGGTCCTCGGATGA
- a CDS encoding error-prone DNA polymerase has product MGWGNGPPTWAEMERVLSGRPGRTDDPPGDGGDSPAWSRKRGEYQAGPRPEPGEPVVPYAELHAHSAYSFLDGASQPEELVEEAVRLGLEALALTDHDGLYGVVRFAEAAAEWGLPTIFGAELSLSDPVVADSEPRAGAPDPAGPHLLVLARGQEGYRRLSREISAAHMAAGEKGMLRYDLDRLTAAAGGHWQILTGCRKGHVRRALRESDAAAEAALRELVERFGADRVTVELTRHGIAEDDERNARLLALAERVRLPVIATTAAHFAAPAQRRRAMALAAIRARQSLDEMAGWLAPAGGAHLRSGAEMARLFAEYPRAITDAVALGRECAFDLRLIAPELPPFTVPEEHDEYSWLRELVMRGAARRYGSPERNPKAYRQIEHELRIIEEMKFPGYFLVVHDIVDFCREHDILCQGRGSAANSAVCYAIGITNVDPVANELLFERFLSPERDGPPDIDIDIESDRREEAIQHVYAKYGREYAAQVANVITYRGKSAVRDAARALGFSPGQQDAWSKQVSRWTGVAGETHTDIPGEVLELAGEIEGLPRHLGIHSGGMVICDRPVADVCPVEWARMPGRSVLQWDKDDCAAAGLVKFDLLGLGMLSALHYMIDLVREHTGEAIELHRLDLREPGVYEMLQRADSVGVFQVESRAQMATLPRLRPREFYDLVVEVALIRPGPIQGGSVHPYIRRRNGSEEVIYEHAALENSLSRTLGVPLFQEQLMQMAVDVAGFTAVEADQLRRAMGSKRSTERMERLRERFYQGMRELHGITGELADNIYEKVYAFANFGFPESHSQSFASLVFYSAWFKLHHPAAFCAGLLNAQPMGFYSPQSLVADARRHGVVVHGPDINHSRAGATLERRGTEVRLGLSTVRHIGDELAEKIVAARESGPYTSFLDLTGRVELSVPQAESLATAGALDSLGLDRRQALWAAGAAAGERAGRLPGTGAATAAPALPGMSELELAAADVWASGVSPGSYPTEFLRSHLDSLGALSAAQLSQVPDGSKVLVGGAVTHRQRPATAAGVTFVNLEDETGMVNIVCSVGLWRRYRRTAQGASALLIRGRVQNAEGAVSVIAEHLQLLDLRIAAKSRDFR; this is encoded by the coding sequence ATGGGCTGGGGTAACGGCCCGCCGACGTGGGCGGAGATGGAGCGGGTGCTGTCCGGGCGACCGGGCCGCACCGACGATCCGCCCGGCGACGGCGGCGACAGTCCCGCCTGGTCACGTAAGCGTGGTGAGTATCAGGCCGGGCCGCGGCCAGAGCCGGGCGAACCGGTGGTGCCCTACGCGGAGTTGCACGCGCACTCCGCCTACAGCTTCCTCGACGGGGCCAGCCAGCCGGAGGAGCTGGTGGAGGAGGCGGTGCGGCTGGGCCTGGAGGCGCTCGCGCTCACCGATCACGACGGTCTCTACGGTGTGGTGCGCTTCGCGGAGGCGGCGGCCGAATGGGGCCTGCCGACGATCTTCGGTGCGGAACTGTCACTGAGCGATCCGGTGGTGGCCGACTCCGAACCTCGCGCCGGTGCCCCCGACCCCGCGGGCCCGCATCTGCTGGTGCTGGCCCGCGGGCAGGAGGGGTATCGCCGCCTGTCGCGCGAGATCTCGGCCGCGCACATGGCGGCGGGGGAGAAGGGGATGCTGCGCTATGACCTGGACCGGCTCACCGCGGCCGCCGGCGGCCACTGGCAGATCCTCACCGGGTGCCGCAAAGGCCATGTGCGCCGGGCACTTCGGGAGAGCGACGCGGCGGCCGAGGCGGCGCTGCGAGAGCTGGTGGAGCGGTTCGGCGCCGATCGGGTGACCGTGGAACTCACCCGGCACGGCATTGCGGAGGACGACGAGCGCAACGCCCGCCTGCTCGCCCTCGCCGAGCGCGTGCGCCTGCCGGTGATCGCCACCACCGCGGCGCATTTCGCGGCCCCCGCGCAGCGCCGCCGTGCCATGGCGCTGGCCGCGATCCGGGCCCGGCAGAGCCTGGACGAGATGGCCGGGTGGCTCGCACCGGCGGGCGGCGCCCATCTGCGCTCGGGCGCCGAGATGGCGCGATTGTTCGCCGAGTATCCGCGGGCGATCACCGATGCCGTTGCGCTCGGCCGCGAATGCGCCTTCGATCTGCGCTTGATAGCGCCCGAATTGCCTCCGTTCACCGTGCCGGAAGAGCACGACGAATACTCCTGGCTGCGCGAACTCGTCATGCGGGGTGCGGCTCGCAGGTATGGGAGTCCGGAGCGAAACCCCAAGGCGTACCGGCAGATCGAGCACGAACTGCGGATTATCGAGGAGATGAAGTTCCCGGGCTACTTCCTGGTGGTGCACGACATCGTCGATTTCTGCCGCGAGCACGACATCCTGTGCCAGGGCCGGGGTTCGGCCGCGAATTCCGCGGTCTGTTACGCGATCGGCATCACCAATGTGGACCCGGTGGCCAACGAGCTGCTGTTCGAGCGGTTCCTGTCGCCGGAGCGCGACGGCCCGCCCGACATCGATATCGACATCGAATCCGACCGCCGCGAGGAGGCGATCCAGCACGTCTACGCCAAGTACGGTCGCGAATACGCCGCTCAGGTGGCCAATGTGATCACCTATCGCGGCAAGTCGGCGGTCCGCGACGCCGCCCGCGCGCTGGGCTTCTCACCCGGGCAGCAGGATGCGTGGAGCAAACAGGTCAGCCGCTGGACCGGCGTCGCGGGCGAAACCCACACCGACATTCCCGGCGAGGTGCTGGAACTGGCCGGGGAAATCGAGGGACTGCCGAGGCATCTGGGCATCCACTCGGGCGGCATGGTGATCTGCGATCGCCCCGTCGCCGACGTGTGCCCGGTGGAGTGGGCGCGCATGCCCGGCCGCAGCGTATTGCAATGGGACAAGGACGATTGCGCCGCAGCGGGTTTGGTGAAATTCGACCTGCTCGGCCTGGGCATGCTGTCGGCGCTGCACTACATGATCGACCTGGTGCGCGAGCACACCGGCGAGGCCATCGAACTGCATCGGCTGGATCTGCGGGAGCCGGGCGTCTACGAGATGCTGCAGCGCGCCGACTCGGTGGGGGTGTTCCAGGTGGAGTCGCGGGCGCAGATGGCCACGCTGCCGCGGCTGCGGCCGCGCGAGTTCTACGACCTGGTGGTGGAGGTGGCGCTGATCCGGCCCGGCCCTATTCAGGGCGGCTCGGTACATCCCTACATCCGCCGCCGCAACGGTAGTGAAGAAGTGATCTATGAACATGCGGCACTGGAGAATTCGCTGTCACGTACGCTGGGGGTGCCGCTGTTCCAGGAGCAGCTGATGCAGATGGCCGTCGACGTCGCCGGCTTCACCGCGGTCGAGGCGGATCAGCTGCGCCGCGCCATGGGATCCAAACGTTCGACCGAGCGGATGGAACGGCTGCGCGAGCGCTTCTATCAGGGCATGCGCGAATTGCACGGCATCACCGGGGAATTGGCGGACAACATCTACGAAAAGGTGTACGCGTTCGCGAATTTCGGTTTCCCCGAAAGCCATTCGCAGAGTTTCGCCTCGCTGGTCTTCTACTCCGCGTGGTTCAAGCTGCATCATCCGGCGGCGTTCTGCGCCGGTCTGCTCAACGCGCAGCCGATGGGGTTCTACTCGCCGCAGTCGCTGGTCGCCGATGCCCGGCGGCACGGTGTGGTGGTGCACGGTCCGGACATCAACCACAGTCGCGCCGGTGCCACGCTGGAGCGGCGCGGCACCGAGGTGCGGCTCGGACTGTCCACGGTCCGGCACATCGGCGACGAGCTGGCCGAAAAGATCGTCGCGGCAAGGGAATCGGGTCCATACACCTCGTTTCTGGACCTGACCGGGCGGGTCGAACTCTCCGTGCCGCAGGCCGAATCGCTCGCCACCGCAGGCGCTTTGGACAGCCTGGGTCTCGATCGCAGGCAGGCGCTGTGGGCGGCGGGCGCGGCGGCGGGAGAGCGAGCGGGGCGGCTGCCCGGCACCGGTGCCGCCACCGCCGCGCCCGCCCTGCCCGGCATGAGCGAACTGGAACTCGCCGCCGCCGACGTGTGGGCTAGCGGGGTGTCACCGGGCAGCTATCCGACCGAATTCCTGCGCTCGCACCTGGATTCGCTCGGCGCGCTGTCGGCCGCGCAGCTCTCCCAGGTGCCCGATGGGTCCAAAGTGCTTGTCGGGGGCGCGGTTACGCATCGACAGCGCCCCGCCACCGCCGCCGGAGTCACCTTCGTCAACCTGGAGGACGAAACCGGCATGGTGAACATCGTGTGCTCGGTGGGCCTGTGGCGGCGCTATCGCCGCACTGCCCAGGGCGCCTCCGCCCTCCTGATTCGCGGCCGGGTACAGAACGCCGAGGGCGCGGTGAGCGTCATAGCCGAACACCTGCAACTCCTGGACCTGCGTATCGCCGCCAAATCACGAGACTTCCGCTGA
- a CDS encoding SDR family NAD(P)-dependent oxidoreductase gives MTDNHAASEPGDGSARGRRRARRDLTGRHILITGASSGIGRAAAFALAGKGAVVFLLARRGTELDAVVEEIRAAGGEAYGYQCDVTDSASVENTVETILATHGHVDMLVNNAGRSIRRAVHRSTDRLHDFERTMAVNYFGAVRMTLALLPQMRERKFGHIVNISSAGVQVATPRFAAYLASKAALDKFAEVTAAEMLADNITFTTIHMPLVRTPMITPSGKQGPSESPEWAAATIVRALTDRPKRIDVPLGTLAEYGTLFTPRLKDRILHRYYRALPDSPAAKGESAPEDGPGSEELVPVAEPRRQPTAAGRITRTTLRRAARLVPGTHW, from the coding sequence ATGACCGACAACCATGCGGCCTCCGAGCCGGGCGACGGCAGCGCGCGCGGTCGCCGGCGCGCCCGCCGCGATCTGACCGGCAGACACATCCTGATCACCGGCGCCTCTTCCGGCATCGGGCGGGCCGCCGCGTTCGCGCTCGCCGGTAAGGGCGCGGTCGTGTTCCTGCTCGCGCGCCGCGGTACGGAACTGGACGCGGTGGTCGAGGAGATCCGGGCCGCGGGCGGCGAGGCTTACGGCTACCAGTGCGACGTGACCGACTCCGCGTCCGTCGAGAACACCGTCGAGACCATCCTCGCTACGCACGGCCACGTCGACATGCTGGTCAACAATGCCGGCCGGTCCATTCGCCGCGCCGTGCACCGTTCCACCGATCGGCTGCACGATTTCGAGCGCACCATGGCGGTCAACTACTTCGGCGCGGTGCGGATGACGCTGGCGCTGCTGCCGCAGATGCGCGAGCGCAAGTTCGGCCACATCGTCAACATCTCCAGCGCCGGGGTGCAGGTCGCCACCCCGCGTTTTGCCGCCTACCTGGCCTCCAAGGCCGCCCTCGACAAGTTCGCCGAGGTGACCGCGGCCGAAATGCTCGCCGACAACATCACTTTCACCACCATCCACATGCCGCTGGTGCGCACCCCGATGATCACGCCGAGCGGCAAGCAGGGCCCGTCGGAGTCGCCCGAGTGGGCCGCGGCCACCATCGTGCGCGCCCTCACCGATCGGCCCAAACGCATCGACGTGCCGCTGGGCACCCTGGCCGAGTACGGCACCCTGTTCACCCCGCGGTTGAAGGACCGCATCCTGCACCGCTACTACCGGGCGCTGCCGGATTCCCCCGCCGCCAAAGGCGAGTCGGCGCCGGAGGACGGCCCCGGCTCGGAAGAGCTTGTGCCCGTAGCGGAACCGCGCCGTCAGCCCACGGCCGCGGGACGGATCACGCGCACCACACTCCGCCGGGCCGCCCGCTTGGTCCCCGGCACCCACTGGTGA
- a CDS encoding YdeI/OmpD-associated family protein, giving the protein MSVLERPTLFFPDEQAFRVWLEANHAAVDGIWLKFAKKGTGIVSLDYAGALRQALCFGWIDGQARSFDEDFYLVGFTPRRRRSPWSQRNIGLVEELIEQGLVHPAGHAEIERAKLDGRWANAYGRELPQDFLAALAANAEAAAFFETLDGQSRAAIGYHLGNAVRPETRARRMAQIIGKLAAGERF; this is encoded by the coding sequence ATGTCCGTTCTGGAGCGTCCGACCCTGTTCTTCCCCGATGAACAGGCATTTCGGGTATGGCTGGAGGCCAACCATGCCGCGGTCGACGGCATCTGGCTGAAGTTCGCGAAGAAGGGGACGGGGATCGTCTCCCTGGACTACGCGGGCGCGTTACGGCAGGCGCTGTGCTTCGGCTGGATCGATGGTCAGGCCCGCTCCTTCGACGAGGACTTCTACCTGGTCGGCTTCACCCCGCGCCGTCGGCGCAGTCCCTGGTCGCAGCGCAATATCGGCCTGGTCGAGGAGCTGATCGAACAGGGGCTGGTGCATCCGGCCGGGCACGCGGAGATCGAACGCGCCAAGCTGGACGGGCGCTGGGCCAACGCCTACGGCCGGGAGCTGCCGCAGGACTTCCTCGCCGCGCTGGCGGCGAACGCGGAGGCCGCGGCCTTCTTCGAAACCCTCGACGGCCAGTCCCGGGCCGCGATCGGCTACCACCTCGGCAACGCCGTCCGGCCGGAGACGCGGGCGCGGCGGATGGCGCAGATCATCGGCAAACTGGCCGCGGGAGAGCGGTTCTGA